The Odocoileus virginianus isolate 20LAN1187 ecotype Illinois chromosome 2, Ovbor_1.2, whole genome shotgun sequence genomic interval GTGGCTCTTGCTAACTCCCTTTGAGGGCACGTCCCTTGGTcttcctaagcctcagtttctccacctgtgAAATGGTCACCCTAACAACAGCGCTACCACGTTTGTGCCGCCCCGAGGTTGAGTGAGAAAAGGAGCGTGCTGGATCAACATCGACGATGTTCTCGTTTCTCTAGGTACCGCTGCGGCCCTTAACCCCCCTGGATCTTCCGCCCACCCTGCCCAGGGCCTCTTCTGGTGGAGCAGACAGGGCGGCATTAAAACAGGTAGGCACTCTAGACGGCCGCCTCAGGGACCGGCGGAAGACTCTTCCTCGGGTTGATTTGCCCTCCAGGTTCTTTAAAAGCCTAAAGagcagttattttcattttttgaaatgatGTCATCGCAGTCTGAGAACAGTCAGGCACGTCGTGATTAGGGGAAGTTGAGGGTGCAGGCCCGGATGGCCTGGACTCTACACAGGGGTCTGAATAGAGAAAGGCCACCCCGGGCCCTCTGGGCCCCTCTTTCCAAAGGCAGatacctccccccaccctcaccccatcccctctCGGAGAGTGGACAACCGTTCAGGCGTTAACCCTTTGGAGGAGCAGGAGAGGGAGAGCCAGAGCCCCAGGCGACGAGGAAGGTGGGAGCCACTTCCCCCGCCGCCCACGCCCGAGGCTGCGGTCAACAGAACACGAGGTGGGGTTGGAAAGCCCCGGGTTTCACCGGGCCTAGCCGCCCACGGTGAGAGCCGCTCTCCTCTCCTCGAGGTTCCCCCATATGGCCTTCGTTTGGATCCTGGAACTCCCTCAGCAGCCGGAGCCCCGAGGCCGAGAATCAGCCGCAAGAGGTGCGCTCCCTCATCCCCCCTACACCCGCTGCAGCCCCAGACCGCGGAAATCCAGGGGGAGACAGAAACACAGGTGCTAGAAACATCCCAGTCCGGTTGGGAGACGCCGCTCGCAGGCAGCCCCTCCCCGCGCACCCTCCTCCGAGCCCGGCACTTCCGGCCATCGCTGCGCTGCAGGCGGCTGTCTTGAGTCGGGAGGGGCGGACTCTGTCTGTTTCTGAGGCCTGGCTTCCCTTTCCTGTCCTCAGACCCCCTAACTGCCTAACCTGAGGGTTTTCTCTGTACTCTGGACACACCTCTCTAACTGCCATTCGCAGACGGCTCCCTTCCTGCGctggtatttttttaaaggcttctcCCAGGGACCCCAGGCTGTGTGGCCAGTCTTCCGGAAATGCTGGCTCCTCTTACAATGATGCACAGGGGATGCTGCCTTAGGTTGGAAGGCAACCATCTAAATCACATCTTAAAATGTGGAGTTTGATTCTGAATTTTTGATAGCACTTTTTGTTTGGGGAGAGGCGGGGTGATGGTGGGGAACAGGCTGGAGGCAGGCTGTATttaaaagagggggaaaaggaagagggGGAGTTAAGTATGTGCCAAGAGTGGGTATGGCCACATTAGAAAAGAGAGTTGCTTTCCCAGCACGCTGGTTCCCAGGAGTTTAGTGGGACTTTCTGAACCAGTCTCCTGAGCCTGGGACTTGTTCAGGTACAGCTCGCTGAGAAAGAGCCTGTTGGACAGGAAAAGACTCCACTGGGGAAAAGGCTAATGAAGTTCCACCGCCCGGGGCTAAGGGATTCAGACACAAAAACTGTCCCCAGGATCTCAGAGAATCTTATGGCTCCAGGAGAGAGTGGTGAAGCGCAAGGCAGGTTTGGAGATGATGAGTGAAACAGATCTGAACCACCAGTTTTCAAATGTGACTGTAAAAATAAGCTCTTGCTAAATACTAACTAGAGCCCTGGTTTAAAAATGAAGTCACACCCCTTTTCCAATGTGGGTGCTTCCTCTTCAGTGGCTGTGCACAGGAAACACTTGCCCAGCTCATTATGCTGAACCCTACTTAGAATGTACTATTAATTCcctgctttacagatgagaaaactgaggtcagagagacTAATTAGCAGAGGAGAGTTTCAAGCCCAGGGCTCTGACTTCGATGGCTACCTGTGGAACCGCTGCTGTAGGGTAATCCACTCTGATGCTCtttctgaccagagattgaaatGACTCCACTTCAGCCTTCAGCTGCGTTTCACAGTGAGGAAGACATTGCTGTCACACCCACCAGCCTCCAGCAGGCCGCAGTGATTGCAGCTTCATTGAAATCGATGGTTTTCCTGAGGGGGCCAGGCAACCTATTCCAAGACTCCAGAGTACAGGGGAACACACTGCCCATAGGAGGAGGACTCTGAGTGGCCTGGATCCAGTCATCAAGGTCAGGCCTTCCTGTGTGATTTCAGGACAAGTGGCCTAAAAGTCAACTATAAAAGAACCATTGTGCTCAACACAGAATCAGATGTATGCTTACAGGTCACTGTTGTCTCATCTTGGGTCATGCATGGGCCAAGGCGACCCGAAGATATTTGTCTAGCTTTCCTAGTGTTTCTTAAAAGTTGAGTTAATTACCAAGCATTTAAAATTGGAAGATGGTACAGAAAtatctgggttttctttttttttcttttagcttctcCCCCTACGTCTTAAGAGCTGGCCACACTGATGAGTCCATCCTAATCCCAGCCATCGCATCCTGTTTTTCACTTCCATACTCCTATTGGCCCACTAACATTTGAATTTGCTGACCCCCATCTCTCTCACTAAAATGCAGTTATTCACTTAAGAGGTAACTGTTGAGTTTAACTACTCACATTCTGGTTTGGATATCTTTTCTGGAGAGCTGGTTAAGGTAGAATGGTTGAGGTAAGTTAAAGTGAGGGTAGGAGAGAGTGTAGGGCTCCCCTGGACAAGGCACCCAGTCATACCAGAGCAGAGAAGATTTCTGAGATCCTGGAAGACCGCAAGATGAGAAATTAGTGTTTGAACAACTGACTTGGATGTCAGAACATCAGCTGCTTCCCAGAAGCTCGTCCTTTCATGTATCTTTGCAAACACCACACTTTTATTAGTATCTTGGGCTGCCTTCCCCAAACCTCCTTCTGGAAGCGCCTTGGGGAGTGTCCAGAAGCACACCCTGGAGGTGATTAGAGGGCTGCCGGCTCAGGCTGTGAGTGAGCCCAAAGGAATGGGTCTGGCTTTCAACCAGGACAGAACTGAGCCCGGCAGAGGAGCTGAATGAAGACGAGGACCAAGTGATTAACTGTGGGTTTGAGCAGCCAGGAACTGATGCACGATCTCATTCACCAAGATGGTGAGCAGCTATGCGCTCTGAAGTGTGGCCCACAGGAGGGAAAACCATCTTCTCCGAACTTGGAAGCTTTCCTGCCAAAGCAGTTTACTGTGCCAGCAGAGAGGAGAGGTTTTGTGTGGCGACGTGAAGGCAGATGAGATGGCCTTAGACGGGCTACCTGATAGACCTTGGGACTGCCTCAGCCTTCCCCAGATGTCCGTGGGGGAGAGTTTCAGCCCTGAATGTTTGAACTCGGACCTTCTTGGCAGGAGTCCATGGGACAAGGGTGTCAACAGAACCCCGGATGTGTACTCTGGGGTGTGGAGGGCGTGAATGTGATGAAGTGCTTTTAGAGCTTTTAGAGAAACAGGAAATTCAGTTATCAGAGACAGGAAAGTCTGTCCACCTTCTTTCAAACCCAGTGGGTAGTGTGGCACTCAGACTTGTCACAACTGCCTTTGGAAAAGGCGACCAATTAAGAGAGCAGGAAAGGAGTAGGAAAGGCCCCTTCAGGGACTTGACTGTTGGGTCGGGGCACGTTCTCTTCAGAGAGCCTCCTCTCACCTCCCGCATTAGTGGGAGCCCTTGAAATCCCAGTGCTCAACCTTGCCACCATCATCTGCTTTGTATCCAATGGGACTAATCTCATGGTGAACTTGCTCCTGTTATGTCAGTCCTGAAATCCCCCTGGCTCCCCGAGGCTCTGtctttctcctattctgtggCCTCTCCCACTCTCCCCACTCTTGAAACTTCTTCCGTGACGTCTGGAGTTCATAATCCATGATTAGCAAACTTTCCTTTATCCTCAGTCTGTTCTCTGAGCATCCTCTTCACTTCTTTCCCTATGGGACCCCCAGCTCTCCCCTGAGTTCATTGCTGACCCCACAGCTTTCTCCAGTGGGGTCTTTTTTCTCCCAGCCTTCTTCTCTAGGCCTAGAGGGGAGTTAGGTGTCCTCCTTAATCCTGATTGTCACCTTTGCAAGTAGTCTCTTGCATACCACATTTAGTTGCATCTTATCAGATTTTACCAATCCCTGCTATCTTCTCCTGACCCCTGGCCATATTTTGTTTGCAATTTTTCTAGATCTTGGTTCACCATCACTCTTTCCAACACTGTCTTAACTCTTGGTGATTCGGTATACATATCAATGACTCTTTCAATACCTCAACCTTTCAACCTCTTGAATTTCTGTCCTCCAGTGATTTTTCCCTCCCCTCAACCCATAGTTGTGATTACACATGACTGCAGTCCCTCCATAATCTCAATTTTATGCATCTTCCTATCTTTCCAAGTTATCACCTTGCTTGATCTCAGTTATCCTCTGACCCAATGAGAACTTTCAATCAATTGATCCCACCACCCTTCACTGTTGCCCACCCCTTTGATGTTCCTTCTCCCCTCCAGACCCAGTGTAAAATTTCATGACCATGTCAGCTGGAGAAATACACACAGCCAGGCTGCTTGACCTCATTTGAAGTTCATACTGATGAAACTTAAGTGGGCCCTTAGTGCTTCCTAACTGTAATACTTAGGTTTCCCTGGTCCACTCACTCACCTAGGCTCCTGGATGAAACTCACAGTTtcatactttcttttctcttctcaaacCCTTCATATTCCCTCCACACTCTCTATCACCTGAATTCTCAAAGAATCTAATGGGATTCTTTTTCCCCTGGGAAAATAGAAGGAGCCAAAGGAGAAAGCTGCAGATCCATAACATCGCATTTATCCCCTGTCCAGCAGTTTCATCTTCATACTTTGCCTTTCCACCTACTATCTCAGTGCTGACTCATCCATCAAAAGCAAATTCCTCCACTTGTATAGGCAATCCAGTCCCTCTCACCTACTCATGGACATTACTCAGTAATTCTTTCCTCTCCTACACCAAATTATTACTCTCTGCTGGATTCTTTCCATCAGCACAAAAACATGCTATTATTTcctgcatcttttaaaaaaaatagtcttttaatgACTGTACTTCCCTTGGCAGGCTGTCACATTTTTTGCTCCACATTAGAGCAGATCCCTTAGAAGAATCATCTGTACTTGGTATGTCCAATTCCTCTCCTCCAGTCCTCTCTTACACCAACCCCATAATCAGGTCTATATCCCTCAGAGTTCCACAGAAATTATTCTGGCCCAAGTCAGCATGACTTAACTAAATCCAGTGGTCAATACTCAGTTCTCGTCTTATTAATAGCATCTGATATAATGGACCGCATCCCCCTCCTCCGTATATGTTTTTCCCTAGGCTTCCAGAGCATCTCACTCTCTTGGTTTCTGTCCTCTCTCACTGCACCCATCTTCTTGGTCTCTTTCCATGGTTCCCCCTCTTTCTCCTGACCTCTAAATATTGACTTGCCCAGGACTCAGACTTCagtcctctcctcttcctttatCCACCTCTTTTGATGGTCTCATCCAGATATGTGGTTTTACATACAATCAATACACCCATGACCCACATTTATATCTCTAGTCCAGACCTCTTCCCTGAACTCTAGACTCATATATCCAGCTGTCTGCCCCATAGCTCCAAACTCAAGATGTCCAAAACTGAATTCTCGAGATGCTCCCCAAACTTGATCTGCCTGCAGTCTTTCCTGTCATAATGGGTGGCAACTCTATTCTTTCAGTGGTTCAGGCCAGAAAACTGAGTTATCCTTCACTCTTGTTTTCTTCTCACATGCACATCAGATCTGGTAGATATTAACTCTACCAACAGAATACACCCAGAATCCAACCACTTCTCACCTCCTTCATGGCTGCCATCCTAGTCAAAGACACCATCATCTCTCTCCTGGATTACCTGTCAAGTCTCCCCACGTATACTCTGGCCTTCAGCAAAGAAGCCAGAGTGATCCTTTTAGAATATACTTTAGACCATATCACTCTCTAATCAAAACTTCAAAAGCCCTCTCTCCTCTAATTCTTTTAGGGTTACTCTTTAACAAGTCCCTATTCCTCTCAGTATAAAAACTAGTCTTTATAATGGCCAAAAGAGGTCCTACATTAACTATCTACCCACCTCTCCCAGCATTCACCTCTTTCTTCTTtggagtattttattttattctttttttttttttgaccaagctgcatgacttgcaggatcttagttccccaaccaggaatcgaactcagttCCCTGGcagttggaagcacagagttctaatcgctggaccaccagggaattccctgtcttCCTCTCTGGATACTCCCTTCCTCACTCATTCTGGGAGCCCAGCCTCCTTGATCTTGATGTACCCTCTACCAGAACACTCTTGCCCAGAGTCTACTTCCAGCTTTCTCATTTCTGCAGTCTTTAGATTCTCAACTTTTCAATAAGACCCACTTGACCACCCTGTGTAATACCGAGACTTGCGCTTTCCCTGCATCCTGACACTCTTGATCACCCTTAACCTGCACAACCTTGTTCTTTCTTGTCCCCAAAGCATTTATTATCTCCTAACATactatatgatttatatatttatgtttattgctTATTATTATCTATCTTCCCCTCAACTCCACCCGCACAGGGATCTCTCTCTATATTGTTCACAAATACATCTGAGATGGCCagaacaatgcctgacacatggtAGAGAAAACAATGCATGTTTTTTGGAATGAGTGAAAACAATCCAGATACAGAGAGACTTACTCCCTTGCCCGTCCAAAATTTCAGTGCCAAGAGAAAAGGGGAACCAGAAAGAGAAGTTGGAGCTGACCATAAACACATGATTCATGGGCAAAGTCAGGTCAGGTTGGAATGAGCAACCTGAATGCTCATACTcactagatagatagatagatagatgatagatataaTCTCCCACATGGTGGGTAATAAAGTGACTTTATTAACCATATATAGAGTAATAAAAGCCTGGACCAATGACACTGACTTACCCAAGGTCCCATCATTGTCAGTTGCTTTTCAGCTGTTCTTCCAGCCCTAAGTGGGCCAATTACAGTTGACACTTGAACAACGTGGGTGTGAACTGCCTGAGTCTACTTGTACATGgatgatttttaataaatgtaaaatcagCACTCCCTATTTGCAGGTTTCTCATTAAGGGGTTCAATCAACCACAGATTGTTTAGTCCATGGATATGGAGGGTCAGCTGTATTCAGTGGACTTTACCATCTTTCATAAAGTATTTGAGCATCCACGGATTTTAGTATTTGCAGAGACTCCTGGCACCAGCACCCCGTGGATACAGAGAGACAACTGTACAGGTTGACAGAGCCAGCAGAGACAGTAGAGGCTAAAGGACAGGATCCTACAAGTGAAGACTAAAGAAACTCCTGTCTCTTCACCTCTTCCTTTAAGTGCCTTCTCAGTGAAGGCTGCTGCAGTACCAGATGTCTGGGGCAGTACCCAGGCCATTTCACCAGATTTCTGCCATTATTGGATGCAGATGGTTAACAGTTCTGCTTGCCTGGCCCTTACATGTCCACCGTTAACAGAGGCCTTCTGGAGGCCTTGCCTTCCTTTCCCATAGGGATTACAGCCTCCAGGTTGACTGCCAATGTATTCCTTCTCGAAAGATGCCAATGTTATGCAAGGAGCCTCTACACTAAAGATAAACCAGTTAAATGAGGCTCCTGAGGCCCTCCAGACAGTTTAGATGGAGACCCTGTGGTATCAACCATGTGGCTGCACCAGGAGTTTGAGGCCAGAATAAGGTCTGGGGCAGGAGATTTTATGGGTCCTGAGGCAAAGTAGAATCTCAGAGACTTTACAGAGTTGAGGCTTCAGCTCATGACAGGCCTAAATAACTGCAGGTAGAACTTCCAAAGAGCTCAAGGCAGAAGCTCCAGAAGATCCCCCTTGATTAGACATGAAGACAAGACCCCAATTTAGAAGACAGACTcaaaccatcttgccttttttccTGAACAGGGGCCTGTTCGGCAGCACCTTCATCTTAAGCAACGTATGTGCATTGATGGAGCTTATCTGGTGCCAAGAGAGTAGTGAGAGGCATGGAAATAAGGTAAACCAGTGTCATTTTCTCCATAGGAAACCTTCATTCATAAGGAAAGCATTCATCTTTGACATGAATAGGGATGCCATCTGTGGTTCAGAGTAGACACAAAAACACAGCAGAAGAAACAACAGTCCTGTAtaacaatataatttaaattagttaaaaatatttacccAGTCCCATGAGAAAGGTCAAAGGGCTTAAATTATATTCTCAACACTCAATCTAACATCTTCCTCCACTTACCATTGCCCCATTCACTCTCCCCAAAGTTAGCTAACAATCCTGCCCCCCTCCTCTGTACCTccatcacacatacacatgcacacacacaggttcTTGATGCCCTTCCTCACTTCTGTCTCCTtggatctttcttttcttttctccatttccagtGTAACAATTCCTGGCCTCTTCAGGCTCCTTTCAAGTCTTAGTTCTTCCCAGTTCTTACTCTGATCAGCACAGTAGCAGACCAGCTGAGCTGGAATCTTTCTTAGGCAGTAGTTAAGTAAAGTTGTACATATTCATGGGGAGATAATGTATAATCCTATACCTTTCCTCCATATCTCTTTTAAGGATGTGGTTTTAATATCCACGTCCATCAGCATTTTCTTCCtaggagaaaagagaatgaggGAAGGAAACTAGAGTGAGGGGAGTCAGAATGTGTCTGGGGAAGGAACGAGGCAGAGGTTCTTTTGATCTGCTCCTTACATTCAGCTCAGATGCCTACACTGGACAGTACCCAGGTTATTGGTAGATTCTGGGACATTCCTATGTTAGcataatcaaaaagaaaactgaacaaaaccAATAAGAGGTTAAGGCACAAAGTCAAAGTAGAGAGGAATCTCTGGGCCTCTGAACTTGACTTGAAACATTCTGTGTGAAGGCAGGagctgggagaagaaaaaaaacagagaattgtgttttgattattttttttctgattgcaaaagtaatacatgttcaatgtagaaaaccaaaaaaatacagaaaagtacaagAAGGgattggaaaaacaaaagaggcaACACTTGTGTTCCCGCCACCCAGATATAATCAATATGAAcatatttgtttacatttataatgcatgcatattcttttttaatcaaattataaGCATAGTATGTATgttcttttagaaatttttttctcatttaacaatGTATCATAATTTCCCCAAGTCATTAAATATTCTTACAGACAATATGATTTGTTAAAGCTGTTTATGATTTTATGCTGTGAATTTACTATCATGAATTTGACCGGTTTTATATGGGGgagtatttaggttgtttccaaacAAGGAAATTGTGGCAAGgttgtctgcaccacctgtgttTCCAGACAAGCTAACCTTTTTCCCTTACCAGCAAGTAAGGATCCCTTCAAAGTTCTAGACCAAGAGAACCCTGTATTGGCAGAAGTAACTCCTCACAAGCATTCAGCTATCCCTGTGTCCTTCAGAGAAAGCCTGGCATTAGGCTTACTCTGAGCATCAGAGTAAGGATACTTACTCTTATGGCCAGGCCATTCTTGAGCAGATGGagggaaaatatttgtcattcTAAATCAGGGAGTCCATCCAACTCATTCAGTGCAATCAtcctcaaaaatatatttctgtgctAGTCCTAAGCTAGATATTATGGAAGAAAAGATACGGTTTCCATGTTCCATAAACCTGCACTCTTCGTGTGTCGACAAACATAGAGGTGTGAAAGAGTCAGGTAGAGACAGATTATGTGTGAATGACTATGTGCTAACTCTGTGGTTCGAATCACAAGTGCTTTAGGAGGTGAGAAAGCTATAAGCACAAGGTAGACTTGagtggtctgggaagactccaagGAGAAGGTGGAGCTTGGAGGCAGGATGGGCAAGGAACCTTCCATGTGGAGGGGACACAGAAGCCAGAAAGCACAGGAAGCAAGAAGGAGGCGCATGTGGCTACAGTCTGCAGTTGAGGGAGAAGCGGTCCGTCTGATTGGATAAGTCATATACGGAGCACATGCAGAGAGAGTCAGAAAGATGTTTGGCCCTAATTCTGTAGCTGTTTCCCCTTGTACCAGAGGTGTCACatcaagaaaggaaatgtctaGTCAAATTCAAGCTGagttgttcttgttttttgttgtgtGTGGGGTAGCAGGGTGGGGCCAGGGGAATGGTTTATAAATAGAACTTTTCAAAGCCTTTAATATTCTTTATGTATGTGGCAAGGTCAAAAGAGGAGGGAATCCGACTTCCCAAGAGTCTTTGACCACAGAACTCTTGTTACCATGGACCATCTCCTTTGGTGTTCAGGAGACACAATTAGGGGCTAGTGAGGACTCACCTGGtgatgcagtggataagaatttgcctgccagtgcaggggacaccagtttgattcctgggccgggaagatcctgcataccacaggcagctaagcccgtgccccaccgctactgagcctgcgctctgtagcctgtgctccgcaagaagacaccacaatgagaagccgtcACTCGCCACAGCTGGAGAAGGCCGGTGCACCGTGACAGATTTTAGAACTCGAGAGTAACACGTGAGGGAAAACACAGTTTTGGGAGGTTAATCTCATAGCAGAATGTAAGGTGAACAAGAGAGAAAACAGCCTGGATTCAGGCAATACAATTAGATGATTGAATAAAGACTCC includes:
- the LOC139036768 gene encoding collagen alpha-1(I) chain-like, translated to MRPARCPTAARPGGGGRRRGPVTSRVWQLPGPRSPAPDSRRASSSPGDQTVPRAAPDLCGSPGPGSSPRGRRRLNRPRPAPALPPPRSLPRHRPPPPAAATPRGSPESEFETEGTAAALNPPGSSAHPAQGLFWWSRQGGIKTGSPIWPSFGSWNSLSSRSPEAENQPQEMRKLRSERLISRGEFQAQGSDFDGYLWNRCCRGPVRQHLHLKQRMCIDGAYLVPRE